A region of the Corynebacterium falsenii genome:
AGCGGGCGATCTTGCGGCGAGCCTTCACCTTGCGCAGGGAACGCTCCATGCGGCCGAGGGCAACTTCCAGCGCAGCGTAGAAGGAATCTTCCTTCGCTTCTGCGCGGGCAATGTGACCCTTACCGGTAGCGGTGATCTGAATGCGATCGGACTCATCCGAGCGGCGAGGGTTGGGCTCGTGCTTGAGCTCCACGTGGAAGTAGTTCAGGGTCGGATCCAGGCGCTCAATCTTCGCGAGCTTCGCGTTGACGCGCTCAGCGAAGTGGTCTGGTACCTCAACGTTGCGTCCGGTGATTTCCACCTGAGCTTCGGGGGCGGCAACTTCCTCTTGCGCGCCGGCGGACGTGTTGTTGACGGTCGACATTCTCAACCTCCCGGGTGTTGTTCACCGGTGCGGGATGAGCCGGATTACTCACCTTGTCCCGGTGATCGTTCCACCTCGAGTTTACCTTCAACTTTTTCGCCGGGGGCGAGCCTGCCCATATCCAACGCGATCGTTCAGCAATCTCCCAGGAATGCTCCACCAAACCCGAGGTCATCTCCACCCCCTTTTGCCCCACCCCTACGCCCCGGCGATGGCGAGGGCCACCGAGACGCGCACCCCGTGGGCCGCCAGAGCGAGCGCCGACTGGGTGATGGTCGCCCCAGTCGTGCACACATCATCCACCACAACCACGTGCTGCTCCCCCGCCCGCCGCACGGATTCCACGGACTTCGAGTTCACCCTGACCGCCGCAGCTACGTTCTCCCGCCGCTGGCCGCGCCCCAGCCCCACGGAGTCACGGCTCCCCTCGGCCAAGTGCAGGCACGGCGCCACCTGCACCAAGGGGAATTTTCGGCTCACCTCGCGGGCCATCGCCGTGACGATATCCCCGCCGCGCGCCCGCGCCGCGCTGGCTCGGGTGGGTGCTGGCACAAGGATGACGGGAGCCAGCCGCGGGTGCGCGATCAATCCCCGCCCCGCCACCGACTCCAACCCGGCGGCAAGCATCCT
Encoded here:
- the hpf gene encoding ribosome hibernation-promoting factor, HPF/YfiA family, producing the protein MSTVNNTSAGAQEEVAAPEAQVEITGRNVEVPDHFAERVNAKLAKIERLDPTLNYFHVELKHEPNPRRSDESDRIQITATGKGHIARAEAKEDSFYAALEVALGRMERSLRKVKARRKIARSGHRAPLSMGEASAVLVEEAHEDQKQPGPFDVDPYEDQFKPGQVVRRKVHKATPMSVDEALSEMELVGHDFFLFINEETDLPSVVYRRHAYDYGLIALKEVHDIEG
- a CDS encoding ComF family protein → MWGLVDLVWRTDCMCCGQGLPPALARREVCDDCALDLAEPWQRWNPPTSLVPVYTAGAYGGARRSLIIAAKERLRGAAAVVGGRMLAAGLESVAGRGLIAHPRLAPVILVPAPTRASAARARGGDIVTAMAREVSRKFPLVQVAPCLHLAEGSRDSVGLGRGQRRENVAAAVRVNSKSVESVRRAGEQHVVVVDDVCTTGATITQSALALAAHGVRVSVALAIAGA